Genomic segment of Prochlorococcus marinus CUG1433:
AATTTAATAAATTCAGCAACTAAAAAAATAGAACCTGTTAGAACAGGATGATTAGGTGGCCATTGTTCTAGGGAAAATAAATACTCAATGGCAAGTTCAAATGTTTTAAATTCAATTGTTTTTTGAAAGTCAATTTCTTTAATCTGAGAGAGATCATTTAATTGCCAACTAGGTTGGTTTGGGACAGGCACAAGTAATAAGCGATCATTTTTCTTTATAAGTGTTTTTAATATTGCGTAAATATCTTTTTGTCTTTGGACACCTAAAATCCAATAAATTCCTTTATCTTCATTTTCCCATCTGCTTCGCTCATTAGAGAGTGCCTTTGCAGCAGGATAATTATGCGCACAATCTACAAGAATTTCTTTATTGAAATAATTTATTATTTCAAGCCTTCCGTTCCAAGTTGTCTTTTTAAGACCTTCAGATATGTGTTTTTCTTTTATATTAAATCCTAAATAATTAAGCGCTTCAATTGCTCCAACTGCTACCGAAGCATTTTGCTTTTGAAAAATTCCTTTTAATCCAAGCTCATAGCTGTTTGAAATTGAATCTTTCCAAATAATTTTTGCTCCAACCTCTTTAACTTTTTTGGTTATTAAATTTTCAACTTGACTATTTTGATTGCATGAAATGACAATTGAGTTTTTTTCAATAACTGCTAATTTTTCTTCGGCAATTTTTTCAATCGTATCTCCAAGAAATTCTTTATGGTCTAAGCCAATATTCCCAATAGCAATGATTGGTCTACATTTATGGGCTGTTGTCGCGTCTAATCGTCCCCCTAAGCCAGCTTCAAGAATGAGTAATTCAACTTTTTTATAGTCAAAAAAATTTAGTGCGCAGCAAATGATTTTTTCAAAAGGAGTTAATTCAAATGTTGAAAAATTTTTTTCTATTAATCTATAGATTTTTTCAAAATCAGTTTCATTAATATTTTTTTTATTAACTCTAATCCTCTCGCATACATCAAAAAGATGAGGAGATGTTGT
This window contains:
- a CDS encoding bifunctional folylpolyglutamate synthase/ dihydrofolate synthase yields the protein MKNANLKIFELLSPKYERDNINLGLSRIKKALQELGNPCKNIPAIQIIGTNGKGSIAAYLESILFEAKRNFGVTTSPHLFDVCERIRVNKKNINETDFEKIYRLIEKNFSTFELTPFEKIICCALNFFDYKKVELLILEAGLGGRLDATTAHKCRPIIAIGNIGLDHKEFLGDTIEKIAEEKLAVIEKNSIVISCNQNSQVENLITKKVKEVGAKIIWKDSISNSYELGLKGIFQKQNASVAVGAIEALNYLGFNIKEKHISEGLKKTTWNGRLEIINYFNKEILVDCAHNYPAAKALSNERSRWENEDKGIYWILGVQRQKDIYAILKTLIKKNDRLLLVPVPNQPSWQLNDLSQIKEIDFQKTIEFKTFELAIEYLFSLEQWPPNHPVLTGSIFLVAEFIKFANKEKC